A section of the Agarivorans litoreus genome encodes:
- a CDS encoding PucR family transcriptional regulator: MAIRAKDIPLIPGLESINLLTGEASQQAIRWPYLAENKELAPWLTGGELVFVTGINLQRSEQEYYQLIDEALEKSAAGMVILTHSEFIDTIPECVISYANQHQFAVLEQPYSLPMVKVTELICKALIQDNLSSHSLQHFISHVINSPNQLSLLSRHRAKELGLNFDAAISIAQLQPQVSDASDLNVWVFQLRQWLNRMRSPYPLIEDHHGWYLLLPIQAQDSLEQQRSLWQQLNQYLMQQKLKYNLGVSVSPQGLNQLANAALQARQAAEFSQLQSHHSAIVHYLDLGVSRVFAAIEDPQILLNFCCDKLGPLFHCQEPSLITLKHTLRCYFDNLASLRQTAKELNIHRNTLSNRLAKVQTLTGCDLEQAQQRLELQNALLMEPITIQRQQHSVQGLS, translated from the coding sequence TTGGCTATTCGCGCTAAAGATATTCCCCTAATCCCCGGTTTAGAGAGCATTAACTTGCTTACCGGGGAAGCTTCTCAACAAGCTATTCGCTGGCCATACTTAGCCGAGAACAAAGAGCTAGCACCTTGGTTAACCGGTGGTGAACTCGTCTTTGTTACCGGCATAAATTTGCAACGAAGTGAACAAGAGTATTATCAACTTATAGATGAAGCTTTAGAAAAGTCGGCAGCAGGCATGGTTATTCTGACCCACTCAGAGTTTATCGACACCATTCCCGAGTGCGTGATTAGCTACGCCAACCAACATCAATTTGCTGTACTAGAGCAACCTTACAGCTTGCCTATGGTTAAAGTGACCGAGCTAATTTGTAAGGCCTTAATTCAAGACAACCTATCTAGCCACTCGCTACAGCATTTTATTAGCCATGTGATTAATAGCCCCAACCAACTGTCGTTGTTGTCTCGACACCGCGCCAAAGAATTAGGCTTAAACTTTGATGCGGCCATTAGTATTGCCCAGCTACAACCACAAGTTAGCGATGCAAGTGACTTAAATGTTTGGGTATTTCAACTTCGCCAGTGGCTAAATCGCATGCGAAGCCCCTACCCGCTAATTGAAGATCATCATGGCTGGTATTTATTATTGCCCATTCAAGCCCAAGACTCTTTAGAGCAACAACGTAGCCTTTGGCAGCAACTCAATCAGTATTTAATGCAACAAAAGCTTAAATACAATTTGGGTGTGAGTGTTAGCCCACAAGGCTTAAACCAGTTGGCCAATGCTGCTTTGCAGGCTAGACAAGCAGCAGAGTTTAGCCAATTACAAAGCCATCATTCCGCCATTGTGCACTACTTAGATTTAGGGGTGAGCCGAGTATTTGCCGCCATAGAAGATCCGCAAATTTTACTGAATTTTTGCTGCGACAAACTCGGGCCCTTATTCCATTGCCAAGAACCTAGCTTAATCACCCTTAAGCATACGCTGCGCTGCTACTTTGACAATTTAGCTAGCCTAAGACAGACCGCCAAAGAGCTAAATATTCACCGAAATACGCTCAGCAATCGTCTCGCCAAGGTACAAACGCTCACTGGTTGTGACCTAGAACAAGCGCAGCAACGTCTAGAATTACAAAATGCCCTGCTGATGGAGCCAATAACAATCCAACGGCAACAACATTCTGTTCAAGGATTATCATGA
- the codA gene encoding cytosine deaminase gives MKIINARLRGQTELFSLSVAQGLITHITPQAAALSANLPKYEEAIDAAGNLLSAPFVEPHIHLDAVLTAGQPSWNMSGTLFEGIERWSERKPLLTPEDIEQRVLKTVQLLVENGVQYIRTHVDVTDPQLTALKTIAKLKPKLSSAINLQIVAFPQEGIWSFPNGKTLMEQAIEEGADVIGGIPHFEFTREYGVESMRWVVKLAKQHDLLVDVHCDEIDDEASRFLEVLATAALELDMGERVTASHTTAMHSYNNAYCSKLFRLLKKSKINFVSCPTESIHLQGRFDTYPKRRGVTRVKELCEAGMNVCFAQDSIQDPWYTLGNGKLLRVLDAGLHICHMMGYKELSKALDLITNNGAKTLQIEAEYGIEVGKPANFILLEGEDDLSVIQRQGEVLLSVRNGEILVQRQPAKLIKHCSF, from the coding sequence ATGAAAATTATTAACGCACGTTTAAGAGGGCAAACAGAGCTGTTTAGTCTATCTGTTGCCCAAGGGCTAATTACTCATATCACTCCGCAAGCCGCGGCTTTATCAGCTAACTTGCCAAAATATGAAGAAGCGATAGATGCGGCAGGTAATTTATTATCTGCTCCTTTTGTTGAGCCGCATATTCACTTAGACGCAGTGCTCACTGCCGGGCAGCCCTCTTGGAACATGAGCGGAACCTTATTTGAAGGCATTGAACGCTGGAGCGAACGCAAACCGCTGCTCACTCCCGAAGACATTGAACAACGGGTGTTAAAAACCGTGCAACTGTTGGTTGAAAATGGGGTGCAGTACATTCGCACCCATGTTGATGTGACCGATCCACAACTCACCGCGCTTAAAACCATTGCTAAGCTAAAACCTAAGCTGTCTTCTGCAATTAATTTACAAATTGTTGCCTTTCCCCAAGAAGGGATCTGGTCTTTTCCCAATGGCAAAACCTTAATGGAGCAAGCCATTGAAGAGGGGGCAGATGTGATAGGAGGTATTCCCCACTTCGAATTTACCCGCGAATATGGGGTAGAGTCGATGCGCTGGGTGGTGAAGCTCGCCAAACAACATGATCTATTGGTAGATGTGCACTGCGACGAAATAGACGACGAAGCATCGCGCTTTTTGGAGGTATTAGCCACCGCAGCCTTAGAGCTTGATATGGGCGAGCGTGTTACCGCCAGCCACACCACCGCGATGCATTCTTACAACAACGCCTATTGTTCTAAGTTATTTAGGCTACTCAAAAAATCTAAAATAAACTTTGTTTCTTGTCCTACCGAGAGCATTCACTTACAAGGCCGCTTTGATACCTATCCTAAACGACGCGGCGTAACGCGAGTGAAAGAGTTATGCGAAGCCGGCATGAATGTCTGCTTCGCCCAAGATTCTATTCAAGACCCTTGGTATACCTTAGGCAACGGTAAACTGCTACGAGTATTAGACGCTGGCTTACACATCTGCCACATGATGGGTTATAAAGAGCTATCTAAAGCCTTAGATCTTATTACCAACAATGGCGCCAAAACCTTACAAATAGAAGCTGAATACGGTATTGAGGTAGGCAAACCTGCAAACTTTATTTTGCTGGAAGGAGAAGACGATTTATCGGTGATTCAACGCCAAGGCGAAGTACTGTTATCGGTGCGTAATGGCGAGATACTGGTTCAGCGTCAACCAGCTAAGCTAATTAAACATTGTTCATTTTAG
- a CDS encoding lipid-binding SYLF domain-containing protein gives MKKWLALCVGVLVLSFQAVADDYQATIQQFKKSDRTTPFFNNAYGYAVFPTIGKGGIGIGGAYGEGKVYRGGASTGSVNMGQVTLGFQLGGQAFSQIIFLQDKRAYDEFTSGSFEFGAQASAVALTVGASAQAGTSGTGAAAGETQSKAHYVSGYAVFTLAKGGLMYEASIGGQKFNFTAN, from the coding sequence ATGAAGAAATGGTTGGCACTGTGCGTTGGTGTGCTTGTATTAAGCTTTCAAGCCGTCGCAGACGATTATCAAGCTACGATTCAGCAGTTCAAAAAATCTGATCGAACCACCCCATTTTTTAACAATGCTTATGGCTATGCGGTGTTTCCTACCATTGGTAAGGGTGGCATTGGTATTGGTGGCGCTTACGGTGAGGGTAAAGTCTACCGAGGCGGAGCATCTACAGGCAGCGTAAATATGGGCCAAGTTACACTTGGTTTCCAACTCGGTGGGCAAGCGTTTAGCCAAATCATTTTCCTTCAAGATAAACGCGCTTACGACGAGTTTACTAGCGGCAGCTTCGAGTTTGGTGCTCAAGCGAGCGCAGTGGCTTTAACCGTTGGCGCTTCTGCTCAAGCAGGTACTTCTGGCACTGGAGCAGCCGCGGGTGAAACCCAATCTAAAGCGCATTATGTAAGTGGTTATGCAGTATTCACCTTAGCTAAAGGTGGTTTAATGTATGAAGCCAGTATTGGCGGACAGAAATTTAACTTTACCGCTAACTAG
- the galM gene encoding galactose-1-epimerase, translating to MPFAQQDKKVQTFTLRNAKGSEATVLAWGATLASLKIKLSSGELREVVLGCDSFEDYLKQDAYLGATVGRYANRIKQARFEYQGQVYALSANQDEHQLHGANDFSHRDWLGEQLADNKVRFTISSADGECGFPGNMQAQLDYTLDEDNQLVLDYSATVDKACPVNLTDHSYFNLNAASSTVLQHHLYIAADHYLPVAADGIPVDGLKPVEGTGFDFRQAKLIAKDLKKDPDQQLVGGYDHSYLLQEQVVSDGKPVARIIADDASLAMEVYTNKPAIQLYTGNFLTGNPGHNGEVYQAHSGVALETQFLPDSPNRPDWPHQSCWLKPGERYQYQTCYRVYQPTA from the coding sequence ATGCCTTTCGCACAGCAAGATAAAAAAGTGCAAACGTTTACCCTTAGGAATGCTAAGGGGAGTGAGGCCACGGTATTGGCATGGGGAGCTACCCTAGCCAGTTTAAAAATAAAACTTAGTAGCGGTGAGTTACGTGAAGTGGTTCTGGGTTGTGACAGCTTTGAGGATTACCTAAAACAAGACGCTTACTTAGGTGCTACGGTGGGGCGCTATGCTAACCGCATCAAGCAAGCGCGCTTTGAGTACCAAGGGCAGGTTTATGCCTTAAGTGCCAATCAAGATGAGCACCAATTACATGGCGCCAATGATTTTAGCCATCGCGATTGGCTAGGCGAGCAGCTGGCAGACAACAAAGTTCGTTTTACTATTAGCTCAGCCGATGGAGAGTGTGGATTTCCTGGTAATATGCAAGCGCAGCTTGATTACACCTTAGATGAAGATAATCAGTTAGTACTGGATTACTCAGCTACTGTAGATAAAGCCTGTCCAGTAAATCTCACCGACCATAGTTATTTTAATTTGAATGCCGCGAGCTCAACGGTATTACAGCACCACTTATACATTGCAGCAGATCATTACCTGCCAGTAGCAGCTGATGGTATTCCGGTTGATGGCTTAAAACCTGTAGAAGGAACTGGCTTTGATTTTAGGCAAGCTAAGCTGATTGCTAAAGATCTTAAGAAAGATCCCGATCAGCAGCTAGTGGGCGGATACGATCATAGTTACTTGCTGCAAGAACAGGTGGTGAGTGATGGCAAGCCAGTAGCCCGTATTATTGCCGATGACGCGTCGCTAGCAATGGAAGTGTATACCAATAAACCTGCGATCCAGCTTTATACTGGTAATTTCCTAACCGGTAATCCGGGGCACAACGGCGAAGTGTATCAGGCTCATAGTGGCGTTGCTTTAGAAACCCAATTTTTGCCAGACTCTCCCAACCGCCCAGATTGGCCACACCAAAGCTGTTGGTTAAAGCCAGGCGAACGTTATCAATATCAAACCTGTTATCGCGTGTATCAACCCACGGCATAA
- a CDS encoding substrate-binding periplasmic protein — translation MPCRYLWILVIFVIALAKVHAANIVVRHAQPESDNDKRQQYFVELLNLALSKTEAGFGAYQTQTCAVRMMQDRALQQLQRKRCIDVVWTMTSLERESKLLAVRIPLLKGLLGQRVLMIRREDLRRFRDIQQLSELAQMRAGQGMGWPDIEILEYNRLPVIEGKTYEGLFGMLERGRFDYFPRGISEVGAELKQHQREGFVAEPRILLSYPAPIYYFVNPENTVLAERLEQGLRLAIDDGSFEALFKKFNYHKLADLMENRLVFKLRNPSLHPKTPIDEDKLWVLPNLVKNLR, via the coding sequence ATGCCTTGCCGCTATTTATGGATATTAGTCATTTTTGTGATTGCTTTAGCGAAAGTCCATGCAGCAAATATCGTGGTGAGACATGCTCAACCCGAAAGCGATAACGATAAACGCCAACAATATTTCGTAGAATTGCTGAACTTAGCTTTGAGTAAAACTGAAGCGGGTTTTGGGGCCTACCAAACGCAAACTTGCGCAGTGCGGATGATGCAAGATAGGGCGCTACAGCAGTTACAGCGCAAGCGTTGTATAGATGTAGTTTGGACCATGACCAGCCTTGAGCGTGAGTCAAAACTGCTGGCTGTACGCATTCCTTTATTGAAGGGCTTATTAGGCCAGCGGGTATTGATGATCCGCCGAGAAGACCTTCGTCGATTTAGAGACATTCAACAGCTTAGTGAATTGGCTCAAATGCGCGCAGGGCAAGGTATGGGCTGGCCTGATATTGAGATACTAGAATACAATCGTTTGCCAGTAATTGAAGGCAAAACCTATGAAGGTTTGTTTGGCATGTTAGAGCGCGGCCGCTTTGATTATTTTCCTCGAGGTATTAGCGAAGTAGGTGCCGAATTAAAACAGCATCAACGGGAAGGTTTTGTTGCAGAGCCAAGAATATTACTCAGTTATCCCGCACCCATTTATTACTTTGTAAACCCAGAAAACACCGTGTTAGCCGAGCGTTTAGAGCAAGGTTTAAGGCTAGCCATTGATGATGGTAGTTTTGAAGCGCTATTTAAAAAATTTAATTACCACAAATTGGCAGATTTAATGGAAAATCGCTTGGTGTTTAAACTACGCAATCCGTCTTTACATCCAAAGACGCCGATTGATGAAGATAAACTTTGGGTGCTCCCTAACCTTGTTAAAAACTTGCGGTAA
- a CDS encoding glutamate synthase-related protein, translating into MTKPIIADDKPNKVSLTKGDQYYFCSCGRSKSQPFCDGSHAGTGLSPKAFTAEESGDAYLCACKTTGNSPFCDGSHKQFSAEQIGQEAPQPQTKSAAPQATATTEEPTVAFIHQLAREGLSKLGHHGAMTSMGVPRHLLPHWDDIQVMVAQMAKKPLMEDQSVATELIIGPEAKKPLQLKIPLFVSDMSFGALSEEAKIALAKGAELAGTGICSGEGGMLAEEQQQNSRYLYELASAKFGYQESLLTQVQAFHFKGGQGAKTGTGGHLPGNKNHGKISLVRGIAEGQPAISPPTFADLHSSKDFKHFADRVREISGGIPLGFKLSANHIERDIQFALDSSADYIILDGRGGGTGAAPEIFRDHISVPTIPALARARRYLDQQGASGRVSLIITGGLRLPMDFVKAMALGADGVAVSNSAMQAIGCVAARICNTNNCPAGIATQNADLRQRLKVDKSAQQLANFFDASVALMQVMARACGHHHLNQFTKDDLATWHREMAYLSGIAYAGFSTI; encoded by the coding sequence ATGACTAAGCCGATTATTGCCGATGACAAACCCAACAAGGTGAGTTTAACTAAGGGAGACCAATACTACTTTTGCAGCTGTGGTCGTTCTAAATCCCAACCCTTTTGTGATGGTAGCCATGCAGGTACTGGCCTTAGCCCCAAGGCTTTTACCGCAGAAGAAAGTGGTGATGCTTATTTATGTGCTTGTAAAACCACGGGGAATAGCCCATTTTGTGATGGCAGCCATAAGCAGTTTAGCGCCGAGCAAATAGGCCAAGAAGCCCCACAGCCTCAAACAAAAAGTGCTGCACCTCAAGCCACTGCTACCACTGAAGAACCCACCGTTGCCTTTATTCATCAATTGGCGCGTGAAGGTTTATCAAAACTGGGTCACCATGGAGCAATGACCTCGATGGGAGTACCTAGGCATCTTCTGCCACATTGGGACGACATTCAAGTGATGGTGGCACAAATGGCCAAAAAGCCTTTGATGGAAGATCAATCTGTGGCCACAGAACTGATTATCGGCCCAGAGGCGAAAAAGCCACTGCAGCTAAAGATACCTCTGTTTGTCTCTGATATGAGTTTTGGTGCCTTATCGGAAGAAGCTAAAATCGCGTTGGCTAAAGGCGCCGAGTTGGCTGGAACTGGTATTTGCTCTGGCGAAGGCGGCATGCTGGCTGAAGAGCAGCAACAAAATTCCCGTTACCTTTATGAGTTAGCCAGCGCCAAATTTGGTTATCAAGAATCACTGCTAACTCAAGTTCAAGCTTTTCACTTTAAAGGAGGGCAAGGTGCCAAAACCGGCACCGGAGGGCATTTACCTGGCAATAAAAACCATGGCAAAATTTCTTTAGTTCGTGGCATAGCTGAAGGGCAACCGGCAATCTCCCCGCCCACCTTTGCTGATTTACACAGTAGCAAAGACTTTAAACATTTTGCCGATCGGGTGCGTGAAATAAGCGGCGGCATTCCCCTTGGTTTTAAGTTAAGTGCTAACCATATCGAGCGAGATATTCAATTTGCTTTAGATAGCAGCGCTGACTACATCATATTAGATGGGCGTGGCGGCGGTACTGGGGCAGCACCAGAAATATTTAGGGACCATATTAGTGTGCCTACCATTCCGGCCTTAGCCAGAGCGCGACGCTATCTTGACCAACAAGGTGCCAGTGGCAGGGTGAGTTTGATTATAACAGGCGGTTTGCGCTTACCTATGGATTTTGTCAAAGCCATGGCTTTAGGAGCCGATGGTGTAGCGGTATCTAATAGTGCCATGCAAGCCATAGGTTGTGTGGCAGCGCGGATCTGTAATACCAATAATTGCCCAGCTGGGATTGCCACCCAAAATGCCGATTTACGCCAGCGTTTAAAGGTGGACAAATCGGCTCAGCAATTGGCTAATTTCTTTGATGCATCGGTAGCGCTAATGCAGGTTATGGCACGTGCGTGTGGGCATCATCATCTTAATCAATTCACTAAAGACGACTTGGCAACGTGGCATCGAGAAATGGCTTATTTAAGCGGAATAGCTTACGCAGGTTTTAGCACGATTTAG
- a CDS encoding DUF3291 domain-containing protein: MQLAQLNIATAKDDLDSPLLKDFVDNLDPINAIADASEGFIWRLKDDTGNATDVQAFDNPRMIVNLSVWESLASLQHFMFKTHHIDIMKRRAEWFDKSPLATYVLWWVEDGHVPSTAEALERLELLRKHGDTAQAFSFKKTFSAEDALQR, from the coding sequence ATGCAACTAGCGCAGTTAAATATAGCTACCGCCAAAGATGATTTAGATTCACCCCTGCTCAAAGATTTTGTCGATAATTTAGATCCCATTAATGCCATTGCTGATGCGAGCGAGGGCTTTATTTGGCGGCTTAAAGACGACACCGGCAATGCGACTGATGTGCAAGCTTTTGATAACCCAAGGATGATTGTCAATTTATCGGTATGGGAGTCTTTAGCTAGTCTGCAGCACTTTATGTTTAAAACACATCACATCGACATTATGAAACGCCGGGCAGAGTGGTTTGATAAATCGCCGTTGGCAACTTACGTATTGTGGTGGGTGGAAGATGGCCATGTTCCCAGCACCGCTGAGGCACTTGAGCGTTTAGAATTATTAAGGAAGCACGGAGATACTGCTCAGGCCTTTAGTTTTAAAAAAACATTTAGCGCAGAAGACGCCTTACAGCGCTAA
- a CDS encoding GNAT family N-acetyltransferase: MNSYVTIRAAKVEDAAAISQLLCDLSRRFLLDDFTEQAAKRLLRSMSEKAIRSYIREGFCYHLAEQKQAGKVELLGVVATRDNSHLYHLFVAELAQGKGLASRLWKHAKALCIANGNKGEFTVNASLSAKAMYQAWGFVAEQEQRNTKGIIDVPMRLTLNEQTKEKTCN; the protein is encoded by the coding sequence GTGAATTCATATGTAACCATCCGAGCTGCCAAAGTGGAGGACGCTGCGGCCATTAGCCAATTACTTTGCGATTTGTCTCGTCGTTTCTTGCTGGATGATTTTACCGAGCAAGCAGCAAAGCGCTTGCTGAGATCGATGAGCGAAAAAGCAATTCGTTCTTATATCCGCGAGGGTTTTTGTTATCACCTCGCCGAGCAAAAACAGGCAGGTAAGGTGGAGTTATTAGGTGTGGTTGCCACTCGGGATAACAGTCACCTTTATCACCTTTTTGTTGCCGAGCTTGCTCAAGGAAAAGGCTTGGCAAGTCGCCTTTGGAAACACGCTAAAGCCCTATGTATAGCAAACGGCAATAAGGGCGAATTTACGGTTAATGCGTCGTTATCTGCTAAAGCGATGTATCAGGCTTGGGGCTTTGTTGCCGAGCAAGAACAGCGCAATACCAAGGGCATTATAGATGTGCCAATGCGCCTAACACTTAATGAGCAAACTAAGGAGAAAACATGCAACTAG
- a CDS encoding MATE family efflux transporter — MLSKNITLQFWRYSIPSVVAMIVSGIYLIVDGMFIGQVLGAEGLAAINLAWPIIFLVTGLGLMVGVGGGALISIASGEGKTSKAQSLLSHAFLLMLIMAVLFSAILALLGAKPITLQGASGNIQVMAESYLGILGNGALVVLFSCALPILIRNDNSPNFATLLMIVGALANIGLDYLFIVKWDWQLAGAAYATLGAQALVMFLAIAYFFSRYSSLSFQVSGFCLKPKYLANISNLGLSSFFTTVYTAFITLVHNYLFLRYGSVTDTGAYAIVLYLSVIYYFIAEGFANGMQPLISYNFGAKRYDNVLKVMALGFSIILGSGVAAVFLMNLFSELSVSIFNNDDPVLLDATVSGIRLHLWAMPLDGLIFTGAVVFQSINRANRASFISVGNMAIQLPFMLLLPATYGVVGIWLVMPLSTVILSAVVAWWLVSLVKQLKAEFTPPAA, encoded by the coding sequence ATGCTTAGTAAAAACATTACCTTACAATTTTGGCGCTATTCCATTCCTTCGGTTGTAGCCATGATTGTGAGTGGCATTTACCTAATTGTTGATGGCATGTTCATTGGCCAAGTGCTCGGTGCAGAAGGATTAGCAGCCATTAACCTAGCTTGGCCGATTATATTTTTGGTCACCGGCTTAGGTTTAATGGTGGGTGTAGGTGGCGGTGCGTTAATCTCTATTGCCAGTGGTGAGGGCAAAACCAGCAAGGCGCAGAGCCTGTTAAGCCACGCCTTCTTGCTCATGCTAATAATGGCAGTGCTGTTTAGCGCCATTTTAGCTTTATTAGGCGCCAAACCCATTACCTTGCAAGGAGCCAGCGGCAATATTCAAGTTATGGCCGAGAGCTACCTAGGCATTTTAGGTAACGGCGCGCTGGTTGTATTGTTTAGCTGCGCCCTACCCATATTGATTAGAAACGACAACTCTCCCAACTTTGCCACCCTATTGATGATAGTGGGAGCATTGGCCAACATCGGCCTCGACTATTTGTTTATTGTAAAGTGGGATTGGCAACTAGCGGGGGCGGCTTACGCCACTTTAGGCGCACAAGCTCTGGTAATGTTCTTGGCGATTGCATACTTTTTCTCTCGCTACAGCAGCTTGAGTTTTCAAGTTAGCGGTTTTTGCTTAAAGCCAAAGTACCTCGCCAATATAAGTAATTTAGGTTTAAGCAGCTTTTTTACTACGGTATATACCGCCTTTATTACCTTGGTGCACAATTACTTATTCTTACGTTATGGCAGTGTGACCGACACCGGCGCCTATGCCATTGTGTTGTACTTAAGCGTTATTTATTACTTTATTGCCGAAGGGTTTGCTAACGGCATGCAGCCTCTCATCTCCTATAACTTTGGCGCTAAACGCTACGACAATGTACTAAAAGTGATGGCGCTAGGCTTTAGCATTATCCTAGGCAGCGGTGTAGCGGCGGTGTTTTTGATGAACCTATTTAGCGAACTAAGCGTGTCAATATTTAACAACGATGACCCTGTATTATTAGACGCCACGGTAAGCGGTATTCGTTTACACCTGTGGGCCATGCCATTAGACGGCTTAATTTTTACCGGTGCGGTGGTATTTCAGTCGATAAACCGCGCCAATCGCGCTAGCTTTATTTCGGTCGGCAACATGGCTATTCAACTGCCGTTTATGTTGCTGCTGCCCGCCACTTATGGCGTGGTGGGGATCTGGCTGGTAATGCCGCTATCTACGGTAATACTTAGCGCAGTAGTAGCGTGGTGGCTGGTAAGTTTGGTAAAACAACTTAAAGCAGAGTTCACGCCACCAGCAGCGTAG
- a CDS encoding aldo/keto reductase produces the protein MAASPINRVFPKASRLVYGCMGLGGNWDNSPVTQDHLNQAHTAIDAALEIGINYFDHADIYTMGKAEQVFGQVLAQRPELREQIILQTKAAIRFGDEQWCGRYDWSADYIRQSVEDSLRRLQSETIDVMMLHRPDPLAEMDEVAAVLSELKDSGKVQHFGVSNMSGAQIAHLQSLLSFPLVANQLEMSLSKIDWLDHNIAVNDEQVKGHSFTAGTLEYCAMNKVQIQAWGSLSRGLFSGADLSNASQAQRDTAQLVRQYADQNSSSPEAVVLAWLMRHPAGIQPVIGSVNPDRIRACGDATKLQLSREQWYQLYVTSRGKALP, from the coding sequence ATGGCTGCATCACCGATTAATCGGGTTTTTCCTAAGGCAAGTCGTTTGGTATATGGCTGTATGGGTTTAGGCGGAAACTGGGATAACTCACCTGTAACGCAAGATCACTTAAACCAAGCGCATACCGCTATTGATGCGGCCTTAGAAATAGGCATTAACTATTTTGACCACGCCGACATCTATACCATGGGTAAGGCTGAGCAAGTATTTGGTCAAGTATTGGCACAGCGCCCAGAGCTGCGTGAGCAAATTATTCTGCAAACTAAGGCGGCAATTCGTTTTGGTGATGAGCAGTGGTGTGGTCGTTACGATTGGTCGGCAGATTACATTCGTCAAAGTGTTGAAGATTCGCTGCGCCGCTTACAAAGTGAAACCATTGATGTGATGATGCTGCACCGCCCCGATCCTTTGGCCGAAATGGACGAAGTGGCCGCGGTGCTTAGCGAACTTAAAGATAGCGGTAAAGTGCAGCACTTTGGTGTATCTAACATGAGTGGAGCACAAATTGCGCATTTGCAATCGCTGCTGAGTTTTCCGCTAGTGGCTAATCAGTTAGAGATGAGCTTGTCTAAAATAGATTGGCTTGATCACAACATTGCAGTAAATGACGAGCAAGTAAAAGGCCACAGTTTTACTGCTGGAACCCTAGAATACTGCGCTATGAATAAGGTGCAAATTCAGGCCTGGGGTAGTTTATCGCGTGGCTTGTTTAGTGGCGCCGATTTATCAAATGCCAGTCAAGCCCAGCGTGATACTGCGCAGCTCGTTCGCCAATACGCCGATCAAAACTCAAGTTCGCCAGAGGCCGTTGTACTCGCGTGGCTAATGCGCCACCCCGCTGGGATTCAGCCAGTTATAGGCAGTGTAAACCCAGACCGGATTCGCGCCTGTGGAGATGCCACTAAACTACAGCTTAGTCGCGAGCAATGGTATCAGCTGTATGTCACATCGCGTGGCAAAGCTTTACCTTAA